The Rhododendron vialii isolate Sample 1 chromosome 3a, ASM3025357v1 nucleotide sequence CAGACAAttttgcaatatatatatatatatatatatatatatatatatatatatatatatatatgatatacAGATTCATATTCATAATTATAGAGAGAACAGAGGAAACAGTAGGAGGAAAGGAATACCTGCTTCCAGGCCCGAAGAGACTCATGATTTCTGCCTCCTAGGgtttctattctctctctctctctctctctctcacctcatGGGTCTGTCAAATAAGACCAAAGACGGAGGGGAGAGAGTTGGACGGTCCAGACGTTGAAGAAGAAACGGATGGTGGAGGCACACACTTGTAATTGATGGTGGAGGCATATACGCATTTAATTATACTTTCCGAGTTTAACCATTTGGACAAAATTAGTAATAAATTAACCTAATGCGAATTGCAGAGGCGGTTGAAACGAACTCTCGGACAGCAGATTTGAACAACAACGAAGGCTAAGTTTAGGCCCAGTTCTTCTAAGGTTTTAATTTATATGTGATGTAAtagtgagagaatgacatgtctcgtaaaataagaaataaataataaaaaaataaaaatcatagcGGGATAAGACCTTTGTAATATTTTGCTTAATGAATTTTGTTATTAGGTATTAAAAAGCTTAAATTGTTTACCAAAATATTATAGTACAAAGAATTATCTAAAAGAAGCGGATTTTCTTGGAACTTTTTCACGTGTgagttatatatatttttattttgttttactgAGACTAATAATTAATTATATACTAGAATTTAAGGCAAAAATAACGAAAAtgcaaaaacaaggaaaaaagcGAAATAAGTTAACCAAACCCCCAAAGTGTATTTAAATTGAAATACTATGCAAGCTTGCAACCAATGAGAGTGATTGTTTTGTAATGCAatacttattattattattattattattttatactCCTAAATTCCTGATTGAATCAATTCGAGAATATTACAAGTATAATTAATTGGAATCTCATTAACTATTATATTACACATCGATGGGTCAAAAGTTAATGTCAATTTgtggagaagtttttgggtgccgggcgGTACCACACATGTGGTATCCGTCGGGGATCTCAGCCGTCCAAATATGTTTTGgatggtttggattttaaaaagaaaaaaaagaggagagagagccgtcgggtgaggagagaaagagggaatAAAAATCTAGtccgttcaaaaatatttggacgGCTAGAATTGCCAACGGTACCAGTCATGTGGTACCCGCTTAGCACCAAAAATATTCCTCCAATTTGTGAGTGTGGGTACCTGTGATTAGTGGTTCTGTAACACAAGTGGAAAAAAGTGGTGTGCAAGCCCATCATTGACTTATGATTCTTATCTAGTAGTTAGAATAGATGACTGAAGGGAAACTGGGTAAGCTATGCAAGACAACTGAGTTTCTGGTTCTGGATGGCCAATAACATTTTTCTTATCTTATCTTATGCCATAAAAGAACCTCCTTTTACCTCAACCACATCCCTAACTGCAGATTttcgatatcgggaagggtgagGTCGTGGCTCcataatctataaaggacaactAATTTGTATGAATTGCTTAATTGGGGGTAAGGTTGCAAGTTCACTATGAGTGTCAAAAGTTTGCTTATAATCGAAGTCCGAAGACAatgagcaaaacaaaaaatctaaaTATATGTTATTCACATTTATCAGAAAAGCAGTACATGATCAACATGGGTTGATGCTCTTCAaccatttttaattttattccattttttttaataagtaaccatttttttattcttatttgatCAGAAAGAAGTACATCAACATTGGTAATATTTGAACCCAGATATTGAAGAGGTCCTTACCGGTTTGAAAGTTAAGATCACATAGCGTACTACAGAGACGAAAGAGTTTGTTTAATACTTGAACCTAAATATTGAACAGATCCTTACTggtttgaaagttgaaacaaccACTTGGTGGTCTTTCAACTTTCTTCTCTATCTTTCTTTGAGAGAACCGATTTTTGTTTTAATTGGGCGCTAACAATAATTGTTCAAGGACGGGCATTGTGTTTGCATTACATGGTTCCCAGGTCCTTAATTGCTTCAACATGCTATTTAAGGACCATGATAAGAGGGTAAGTCGGGAGTGTGTGAATTAGACAAACATTCTTCAGCTCCATTCACAACCCAGTGAGAAATTCGGACCACACTTTTCAAGAAGATAAGGTTACCTAAGTGATATTTACAACTTCATcaagtttttcatttttcatttctcatcaACATTTTCGAGTTCACTGCTAATAAGTCTTCTATTATGAGAGAATTCAAAGTTCACATTACTCTGAGACCAAGAGCTGAAAGTAGTTGTCTAAGTACTCTGCAGATCTTTTGCCAAAGAGCTAAAAGAGATTGATGGGAAAACACCTCTGCTGAAAGGACTGGAACGACAAGTAACCATGATATTAAATTGTGGTATCGAGAAACGTAACAATATCAGTAATACAGCCTATATCGGACTGTATCGCTGATAAGTAAGCAAATAACAATATCAGAGGTCCAAAGTGTTACATAACGGTTTTTATTTAAAACGATGCAGATACAAAAGTCTCAATAGGGAAGCCTTGAGCTTAATCAAATCacatccaaaacaaaaaaaaagaaaaaacacaaaagcaaaGCCAGAAAGAAAAACACACACATGACTAGAGACTctcttaatcaaatcaaaacaaaccaaTTAGGAgacatcatatttttttattagggACAAATCTTCAAATACTAAGAAGCAATTAACCAGTGCCTCCCAGGACAGCCTTGAGCTTCTTCACCTGAGCATCATCAAGGAAAGTGACCTTCTCCACAATTACAGAAGGCAAATCGTTTGCGAAAAGAGCGAAATCTAAGAGTTGCAGTCCCGGGCTCGGGCTGTTGAAGCTGGCAGTTGCTAGTGCCGGAGTCTTCCCGGAATTAAACTGGAAATGCAGCAACCCCTGTGGGAAAACCATGACATCACCCTTGTACAGAGTCTTGAAATAGACAGTGTTGGCAGAGGAAGAAATGAATCCAGCGCAGATTATTCCTTCCACCACAAAAAGGATTTCCGAGCCCCCTGGGTGAGTGTGGATTGGCACCACTCCATCCACGGCTAGGTCCAACCGGGCTATGGAAATGCCAAGCCCGTTGACACCCGGGAATTGGGGTGCAAATGCTGGGGTGACCGCGGCTTTTATGAGATTGGAAGTGTTCCCTGGAATGGCCAAGGCATGATAAACGAAATCGTCTACGGTGACTTTAGCAGGCTTCTTGCAAGAGAAGCCCGCTGGTCCATCGGGTAAGGATGGGTCTGCTACGCAGAAGTCCAACACTGAAGCAtgggaggaggagaagaggagGGAAATGGTGAAGAGAATTGGAAGAAACATCTTCACAGGTGTAAtggctctgtgtgtgtgtgatagcCCTTTTAGAGTTGGTGCGTTCAATAGGGGGAAGGTGATATTTATATACTCGCTTTGTCCCGATTTCAAtaactttttttaaataatacaATGATTACACGGGAAATGTTTTAACTTTTCAGCTCaactttttttgaaagattatgttATTCCAATAGAAAATGGCAAAAAGGAAATTTGAATCgtcaaaaaatcaaatgaacAAACATATTGGGCCATTTAAAAGTCTATaagtggacaaataaattgggtcGGTGGGAGTAATGTGATAGGCTGATAGCATGGATATTCTTTTGGGAACTGCTATTGGTTGGTTACAGATATGGCCATGTAGGATTTTTTAAGAGAACTGATTACATGTTGTAAATGAGTTGGGTACTAGGTTGTGAATCTTGGCTTGTAAACTtaacaagcttgaacaattaatGTGTTCAAGTTTTGACTCATTTGTCATCGGTGCAAATTTCAAAGAGCTTAAATCAGGTCGATCGCAATCTTGAATTGAGTTTGCTTGAATTTTTTAGACACAGTATAAGCCTAATGAACTCTAAAATGTGTTCAAGGTCGGCTTATTTACATAATCAAGCGAACTTGAGACAAATTGTTAACAAGTTTAACATGTGTCGAGCTTGAGTAGCTGAGTTTGTGTTACAGGCTTATAATAGCCctgtttgaaaaataaataagagataAAGTAGCAGTGACATTTTGAAACAATACGTCGTAATTGTGGATATTATCTTTCAAAATGTACAAATGGACTATAAATCGTCACATCAGTTTATGTTACAGGCCTATAATCACCTTGTCTGAAAAATAAATCAGGGATAAAGTACCAGTGACATTTTGAAACAATACGTCGTAATCGTGGATATTATCTTTCAAAATGTACGAATGGACTATAAATCGTCACATCGATCACACTACGAAATTCTTGTGAGAAAAGATCAGATACAAAAGAACACCTCAACATACGACAGATTCTAGGCTGTGATGCATGTGagtgtttgatatttttttcagaCAAAAACAAGAAGACCCTTTTGTTTGAAAATACAGAATCAAAGAAGCATATCCTGCCCCAGTCAATGGAGATATCAATTCTCGAAAGAAATCATGCCTTGATGTGTGGCTGATAAATGATAGTAATACACTGCTTTTTCAAAATTAGATTTAACAAATTTGCACCGATAGATTCACCGGGAAAAAGAATAATTTGTACTGataggaagaagaagattgcAAAATTTCCAGCAAGTTGATGCAATGAGTTTGTCTAACGAAGGTAGAAATATCAGAATGTGGTCCATGAGTGATCACATGCACGTTAATGGATAGATACCATTGCAAATGAAGACATTTTTTGACAGCCAGAACACGGTTTCTGCAAGTTTTCCTTGTCTTTGGTAACCTATggactagaagaaaatttttttttttttttcactcgatAATTGTCTAGCCTATTCTTAAGAGGATGGATGGGGATAGGGTACCACTAAGCGTCAAACGGGTGGGGCAAGCCCAAATTAAAGGGTATCAATTATCACACCAAGCACTCGCACTTCATGCGAAAATCGAACCCTTACCTTCCATGTAAAAAAGGTAAGGAAGTGCTGTTGGGCTACAAATCTGTTGGCATGGACTAGAAGATGTGGATCTTAGAAATTCCCCTTTCTCTAGGGTGTGGATTTCATAGGACATGGGAAAAGTTTGATGTCTTCCAGTGATTCTATTTCCTCATATgtaaaagtacttatttttttctttttagaatcATCTGTAAAGTACTTCTATGACTAATCGTATCTAgagcattaaaaaaaagagttcaacTTTTGTCCGCCGGTGGTGGAAACCGTGGGGGGTTCTGCTACCCTTCGTTTATTGTTGTaatccaatcaattttttttgcgtgTGCATGTAGTATTCTGCAGGTCTTACATAACGGTTCAAATTACTATAATAAACGTACAGTGGAGTTTCCACCGCCGGCGAAAAGAATTTAATTAAACGCAAAAAGAGAAATGTTAAGCATGATGAACTGATCAATTAAGTCTCTTTGGGATGTGggggggaagaaaaaaaaagctcttTAAGGCGAGTTTTAGTCCCAAGTCCGAAGGAGTTTGTGTTTCACTATATATGTGACATGGATACTTTTCAATGTACACAGCTCATAGGTAAGTTATGAATGTTATGTTATCGTACATGTTTAGTTCAAACATTCACTTGACATAACCACATTCGTAATTCGAGTTTGTCATAAAACTTTGGGTTCAAATGAATActtgagaaatagaaaaaacaaacaaaaaatacgaATATTTTCCTGCGTCTCGATGTAATTGAAAAGAGTTAAAATGAATACTTCAAGAATCCCTCATATTTAAGATTAGGAAAGTAACAAAACTTTACAGTAAAGGGTCCAAAACTGAAAAGGTTAAATCGTTTATGAAATCTACCAGCTTTAGGCTTTCATAAGAATTCGAAACGTTACGCACAGGATAAGGCAGTAGTTGCCATCCATTTTCgcaggaaaaaacaaaatattttggtacATAAGTGGACtgggggaagctgctgtgcagcttcgtgctgcggATCCGCCGGCGaggccttgccggcatcggttcagcgatcggagacgttcacggCGTAGAGCTCATCAAGTTCTATGTGtgtgccaaaaatcagctcgatcaaatatcgttaagtgcctcatctgaacacatataacttgaaaaaaatggattcagtggttttgatccagtgttttgtattcattaggattttttttttcaagttatatgtattccgatgaggcacttaacgatatttgatcgagctcaTTTTTGGCACACACGTttaactcgacgagctctacacggtgaacgtctccgatcgccggaccgatgccggcaaggcctCGCCGGCGGAtgcgcagcacgctgtgcagcacgaagctgcacagcagcttcccccaGTCCTACATAAGTACCAGTACTCCAAAGGCCCACtcattcggtttggattttgaaggaagttttaaagtgtaatgaggagataaatagaaaaaaattattgagaacCGTGCACAGAAATTTTGAACACCAAATGAACAAGTTTGGACTTTATGAGCAACACAATACGATAAAACATACACTTTTCCCTGGTCTAATTCTGCGTACCTTGCATTTCTGCTCAAGCAGTGCTACAGTCACCGCACATGTCTGCCACACGCGTATGGAGCCCACTCCAGGTCCCACAAAATACCgaaaaatacccataaattttaaaataattttttatggaatgctgtaaaaaatcagctccgaCGAATATTAGTAAGTATTTTTTCTAGATTCATAGGGGCGAAATTGAGCTCCTAGTATTTTGACTAAACCGTAATCATCAACATTATATCTTCCTTGGTATTTAGATGGCGCGTGAAAGCGTGTTTCCGTTTTACATGCTCATCAAGAAAAAGGAGAATTGTGTTTCGTTTCTTACTTTATAATCCTATAATATAATGTTGGATTTATATTCTTTTGCCATGTAGTTATGTTGAGGAAAATCGGGATTTAAAAACGTACATGTTAAAATCCTATGATATTATGTTTGATAATTAAATTACCAAGAATATAGACTTCATT carries:
- the LOC131320019 gene encoding auxin-binding protein ABP19a-like, coding for MFLPILFTISLLFSSSHASVLDFCVADPSLPDGPAGFSCKKPAKVTVDDFVYHALAIPGNTSNLIKAAVTPAFAPQFPGVNGLGISIARLDLAVDGVVPIHTHPGGSEILFVVEGIICAGFISSSANTVYFKTLYKGDVMVFPQGLLHFQFNSGKTPALATASFNSPSPGLQLLDFALFANDLPSVIVEKVTFLDDAQVKKLKAVLGGTG